A segment of the Flavobacterium azooxidireducens genome:
GCGGGCAGCAATTTCAACCTGCGTTTGTGGCGGAATAGTAAAGAATGATCCTGCAGATGCTCCTCTTTCGATAGAAACTACCGCTAAACCATTTCTTACGCTTGAGCGAATTCGGTGATAAGCAGCTAATAAACGATCTTCGATTTTTGCAGCATATTCGGCAGAAAGTTTGGTTAAAAACTCTTCTTCTTTTTGTGTTTCCGACATGATATCGCCTAATTCAGCTTTTTTGTGCTCTAAGTGAGATTGTTTAGCACTTAATCTTTCTTGAGATTCGGCAACTTGTTGTTTTTTGTATTCAATAGAAGCTTTCATTTCTTTGATGTGCTTCTCACTCAATTGAATTTCTAATTCTTGAAATTCGATTTCTTTCGTTAACGAGTTGAATTCTCTGTTATTACGAACATTTTTTTGTTGTTCGGTATATTTTTTAATTCCCTCTTTATGAGCTTCGATAGCATTTTTCTTCGCTTTGATTTGATCATCAATTTGCTCTAAATCTGCTTTTAATTTTTCGTTGCGTGCTTTTAAACCTGCTACTTCATCTTCTAAATCTTGTACTTCAAGCGGCAATTCACCTCTTACGTTTCTGATTTCATCAATTCTTGAGTCGATTAACTGCAAGTCATAGAGTGCTCTTAACTTCTCTTCTACACTCATTTCTTTTACGTTTGTCATAATCTAAAAGTACTTAACTGGATTTGTATTTTGTTCTGATAAAATGATTGCAAAATTAGGAAATTTTTTGATAAGAAAATCAACAATATAATTTTTTGTGTAACGTTCGCTTTCATAATGACCAATATCGGCCAAAAGTAGTTGATTTTCAGCTTCATAAAATTGATGATATTTCAAGTCAGCCGTTAAAAAAGCATTGGCTCCCAATCGTTTAGCATGGCCAATCGCAAAACTGCCTGAACCACCTAAAACAGCAACTTTTTTTATCTTTTTATTCAAAAAAGCACTATGTCTGACGCTTTCGCATTGCATTTTTTCCTTCACAAACTGTAGAAAATCGTTTTCATTCATCTCATTTTCGAGTTCGCCAATCATTCCTAAACCGATATTTTGATGTTGATTTTGCAATTCATAAATCTCATAAGCCACTTCTTCGTACACATGATTTTTGTATAAAGCTTTCAAAATTTTTGATTCTAAATGCTTTTCAAAAGTGACTTCAATTTTAATTTCTTCGTTTTCTACAAATTCAAAACGTTCACCAATTTCGGGATTACTATTTTCATTTCCCATATACGTTCCAATTCCTTTTGAATTAAAACTGCAATCTTCATAATTACCAATGTTTCCGGCACCGGCTTCAAATAAAGCATTTCGTAATTCTTGATGATTTTCCGGAATAGTATACGTAATCAATTTACGTATGAATTTTTCCTTCGGAACCAAAATTTTAGTATTCACAAGTCCGAGTTGATTGCAAATAATTTTGTTCACTCCATTTTGATGATTATCCAAGGCAGTATGTACCGCATAAATGGCAATATCATTTTTGATAGCTTTCAACACCACTCTTTCCACATACGTTTTTCCTGTGATTTTCTTTAAACCCGAAAATAAAATAGGATGGAAGCAGACAATTAAATTGCAGTTTTTTTCGATAGCTTCATCAACCACATTTTCCAATGCATCGTGGCAAACTAAAATCCCACTAATTTCCTGTTCTGTATTTCCTAAAAGCAAGCCCACATTATCAAAATCTTCGGCATAGGCCAAAGGAGCAAGTTCCTCTAAAATTGGGAGAATGGATTGAAGTTTCATTGAAAATAATTAAGTAACAAATTTAAGGAAATAATGGTTTGTATGTAAGAATGATGTTTTAAAAAATTAATCGGGAATTATTTCTTCTAAAATTTCATTTCCGGCTTTATCATAATATGTACACGTCATTTTTTCCAATATGACCACCCATTTTTCAATACCGGATTTGGCACAATCGCTACAAAAAGTGGGGTAGTTTGTTTTTCCTTGTTGATGAGCTTTTAAATCTGCTTTGAATTGATTTTCATCTGTTTCATTGGCAATTGCTAACGATTCATATTTTGCAGGAGAAGTTATTTTGAAATTATTTGCACCAAAATAATCAGTATGACCATCTGAAACATATGCATCATAAGAGATAACAACCAATTGTTTGAGGTCTTGAATGTAAGATGGAAAATCGGCACCTGATTTTACTTTGCTGTGAGCTGACTTAATTTGTTCGATTGTAAACATTTTATTTGGATTTATAGATGATTCAAAAGTAAAATATTTTTAGTTTTAAAATCATCATTATTATTGAAAATAATCAATCGTTTCTTTCTTAAGTTTAATAAACATCGTGGTTAATGTCTTCCATTTTTTTAAACATAAAACCGTATTAAGTTCTAAAAACTCAAAACGGTCTGTCTTTTTTTACCAAAATCTACATACAAATATATAAAATAGGTAACGTTTTTTAGTGGTGTTTGAAAATTTACAAAATAGTAAAAATATTGTTAAATTTTAATAAGATTGTATTTTTGAAAGAGAATATTTAATAGTTTAGTAATTCCAAATGCAACTTTACTGAAATTGTTTAATACCACTACAAGGCAATTTCATTTATTCCAAATTCATACTTTATTATTTTTATTAGCACATCAAACGTGTCTAACACAAATTTTTATTGTTTAATTTTTAATATTTTTTTATGAGTAAAGAAATTTCGAACACGCTTTTTCGGTTTGTAACCATGAGAGCACCCGGTTTGATTGAAAAGGAAGAAGTGGTTGAATCATTTGTTACTTTTCCCAGTGAATTTGAAGCTGATAGCTTTTTTTATGCAGCCTTGACCTCTGAGGTTACAACAGCAGCCCAACGCAGAACTGCTTTACGAAACAAAGCAGTTGATTTTGAGTCAGACCCTAAATTCCTAGCATCCAAGGAAGATTTAAAAACTTTGGTTACAGAGGATTATTACACTTATTCAGTATGGCTAACTTCTCATCGTTCTGTAGTTACAAATGATACTTTAGCATCTAGACAAGCTCCGCCAAATGCTAATCCAACTAAACTAAAAAGAGTATGGGATTTTATTTTATCAAATAATTACTAAGAAAGATGTTTATTTAAGAGAAGCTATAATGTCAGTGTTGGTAGCCTATTTTTTTGACAATAAAAATGGAAGCAATTTAACTTTAGAACAACAACGTGTTTTAGCACAATCCAGAATTGTTTTACCGGAAAGATTGTTTGGTAAATTTATGCTAACAACTACACAAAAAACGAAAGCAACTAACACTTCATCGCAAGCATTTCAAAATGCTTTGACTCAGGAAATGAAAGTGACTTATGCAAAAGCTCAATTAAGTCAAGTTGAAGCAATAATTAATGAGTTAGCTTTTGCACAAAAAAGTTATGAGCGGATAAATAAAGCAAATTTAGCAAAGTATCAGAAAGAGTATGATAATGATGTTAAAGAGGCTTATT
Coding sequences within it:
- a CDS encoding zinc ribbon domain-containing protein, with translation MTNVKEMSVEEKLRALYDLQLIDSRIDEIRNVRGELPLEVQDLEDEVAGLKARNEKLKADLEQIDDQIKAKKNAIEAHKEGIKKYTEQQKNVRNNREFNSLTKEIEFQELEIQLSEKHIKEMKASIEYKKQQVAESQERLSAKQSHLEHKKAELGDIMSETQKEEEFLTKLSAEYAAKIEDRLLAAYHRIRSSVRNGLAVVSIERGASAGSFFTIPPQTQVEIAARKKILTDEHSGRILVDNVLSTEEREKMESIFANI
- a CDS encoding Nif3-like dinuclear metal center hexameric protein, whose product is MKLQSILPILEELAPLAYAEDFDNVGLLLGNTEQEISGILVCHDALENVVDEAIEKNCNLIVCFHPILFSGLKKITGKTYVERVVLKAIKNDIAIYAVHTALDNHQNGVNKIICNQLGLVNTKILVPKEKFIRKLITYTIPENHQELRNALFEAGAGNIGNYEDCSFNSKGIGTYMGNENSNPEIGERFEFVENEEIKIEVTFEKHLESKILKALYKNHVYEEVAYEIYELQNQHQNIGLGMIGELENEMNENDFLQFVKEKMQCESVRHSAFLNKKIKKVAVLGGSGSFAIGHAKRLGANAFLTADLKYHQFYEAENQLLLADIGHYESERYTKNYIVDFLIKKFPNFAIILSEQNTNPVKYF
- a CDS encoding DUF1398 domain-containing protein, producing the protein MFTIEQIKSAHSKVKSGADFPSYIQDLKQLVVISYDAYVSDGHTDYFGANNFKITSPAKYESLAIANETDENQFKADLKAHQQGKTNYPTFCSDCAKSGIEKWVVILEKMTCTYYDKAGNEILEEIIPD